A single window of Ammospiza caudacuta isolate bAmmCau1 chromosome 12, bAmmCau1.pri, whole genome shotgun sequence DNA harbors:
- the IL5RA gene encoding interleukin-5 receptor subunit alpha, producing the protein MMASGMPAFLLLLWTTNTPQGAGVQVLPPVNFTLTVSALAQVLLQWEPNPAQEQNNSTIRYDVKILSPEPEEYDTSRTHSVRTAALHNGFSARVRTLLLQEGLQRGSDWVQGHLPPLPGAAETSVTNLSCVTHVTIPGNVSLHCSWLPGQGAPEDTKYFLFYRYETHTEECPTYSKDKWSRNIECRFSSTQIQPGEIDNLIVIHINGSSKRAAIKPFQQLFNQNAIEKVNIPRNISISLEQNDLLATWEKPISPFHEECFEYEFYLINLKSGNKQILSLSSSSFQLRVDASSRYSIRIRANLNHICRAPGVWSDWSAIIHIGQNKLENSIAWILTLLCVSTSCMLLLVAILCQINLQKRTAPF; encoded by the exons ATGATGGCCAGTGGGATGCCagctttcctgctcctcctctggaCAACAAACACTCCTCAAGGTGCAGGAG TCCAGGTTTTGCCACCTGTTAACTTCACCCTCACAGTCTCTGCATTAGCACAAGTGCTGTTACAGTGGGAGCCAAACCCTGCTCAGGAACAAAACAACTCCACCATTAGATACGATGTGAAaatcctgagccctgagccAGAAGag taTGACACCAGCAGGACCCACAGCGTGCGAACAGCGGCGCTTCACAACGGCTTCTCCGCCCGCGTGCGCACCTTGCTGCTCCAGGAGGGCCTCCAGAGGGGCAGCGACTgggtgcagggacacctcccacctcTGCCAG gtgctgcagagaCCTCTGTCACCAACCTGTCCTGTGTCACCCACGTCACCATCCCTGGCAATGTCTCTCTCCACTGCAGCTGGCTCCCTGGCCAAGGGGCTCCAGAGGACACCAAATATTTCCTGTTTTACAG GTAtgagacacacacagaggaatgTCCCACTTACAGCAAAGACAAGTGGAGCAGGAATATTGAGTGCAGATTTTCAAGTACTCAGATTCAACCTGGTGAGATTGACAACCTCATTGTCATTCACATTAATGGCTCAAGCAAACGTGCTGCAATCAAGCCTTTCCAGCAGTTATTTAACCAAAATGCCATTG agaaAGTGAATATTCCCAGAAATATCAGCATATCCCTGGAGCAAAATGATCTCCTGGCCACGTGGGAGAAGCCAATTTCTCCTTTCCATGAGGAATGTTTTGAATATGAATTTTATCTCATCAACCTGAAGTCAGGTAACAAGCAG ATCCTGAGCCTCTCCTCCAGCAGTTTCCAGCTGAGAGTGGATGCCAGCAGCAGATATTCCATCAGGATCAGGGCCAACCTCAACCACATCTGCCGAGCCCCAGGAGTCTGGAGTGACTGGAGTGCCATCATTCACATTG GGCAAAATAAACTGGAGAATTCCATAGCCTGGATTCTCactctgctctgtgtgtccACGTCCTGCATGTTGCTGCTTGTTGCTATATTATGCCAAAT